The window ACCTTCTAATAAatgaacattttattttatttttttcactcaATTGAAGCCATTGAATCTTTTTTATTCTGTCTATGCCACGTCTACGCCACACTGTAGAATTGATATGAAGGCATGAATATTTAATGCCTCAAGAAGCAAATCACCCATCGTGTGTGTAACATCGTGTGTGTAACTAAGGGCcagtttggatactaccaaataagttactttttctactgacagcagtagataagtggcTTATTTCAGATAAaaaagtttggtttatgattagttataagtaacttttttacttaaaattacatGATTACTTTAGTTAaaaatttttttagctttttgaCTTTTCATTAGCTTTTGACTTTACATCAGTCGTTGAAGAGAGACATTAGGAGAGATGAAaaagagaagctgataagtatgttgtttgccaaagATACTTATCTTaagtagaaactaaaataagctacttgtggaataagtagcttatcttaagcaacttatgatccaaatgggccctaagcgATCAAAAgttcctttttccttcttttctttttattttattttattttattttattgttttgtttaAACAAATCTAGTGTGATTCACATCAAGGTTCTAATAATTTGATGAGTCCCGCGCAACTCATCTGATTCAGACTTAGACCCTACGTGACTTGGCTCACAACCGAATTGAGTCGGTCCAAGCCAGCAGACCAATAAAACCATGTTCACATTGCCATATTTTTTCAGCATAAgtgtaaaataaaagaaaataaatattttttttaaatagaaaataatccATGTCATGGTGTTTGTGTCGCAGCTTACTTTGTCGCCGGAACTGATATTGGAAAATTTACCATGAAAGCAATTGGCGACGATCGCACGCTTAATAAAAACATCCATTTCCGTCCGTTGTCCAATTTGCACAACATTAACGAGCTTGCCTCCATTTGGGAGAAAAAGATTGGAAGAACGCTCCCGCGAGTCACCGTCACCGAAGATGATCTACTTGCATCAGCCCAAGGTCCACAGGGACTCCTCTAAATACCTCCTGAGTTTTTTCTTAGAGAAATACTACAGCAATTCACATGAGAGATTGCACATGCATTCCTGAACACATGTTAGTGCAGCACTGGTGTGATATTGGGCCATTGATAAGGTTGGACAGATGAACACAATGGAACAGGCTGATATTTAGGCCAAGAACAttcacaatgtggcccacctgatgaatggctctgaTATAGGGCAAGTGCGTCATGTTGGTACACGTGCATGGATTACCTCTTGGACCCTCTGGTGGGAATTGTCTCAGCATTTCCAATGGATAACCTGGGTTTGGCTTTAGCATGGATTTTGATCTAGTCATGATGGGCCAATTCAAACCcaacattcaaaattttaattttgaattgttggggCCTAATCCATTGACAACCATACATATGGATTAAACTTTCTTCAGGTAATGATATAATAACACGTGGTGGTATTATCacccataaaaaaaattataatgtatGCTTGATAGACATGGGACGCACAATGAAAATAGTAAAATTATCATTTATACATGAAAATTTTAACTTTTTCACTATGCATCTCATATCTATCACGTGATTGCCGCTACTACCATAATAGCCTATTACAACCAGAGATGGGAGTGGTGTCCAAAATCTCTCAAGACTTTACATAGACTATCCTAAGTGGTGCAGTTTTCTTTAAGAAGTGTTTTTAAGAGTATGCATGGAGTACTTTAGTTGGTCTCAGCACCCTATTACAGTACTGCATTGTTTAGGTATATCTCCAACTCATTTCTAAATATTAGTCATTTATACATTTGTTTGTAGAGAATTGTATTCCGCGGAGCATTGTAGCAGCGTTCACCCACGACATTTTTATAAAGGGCTGCCAAATCAATTACTGCTTGGACAACACAAACGACATTGAAGCAAGCTCTCTCTACCCGGACATCCCTTTTCAAACCATAGACCAGTGCTTCGATGACTACATTGTTAAGATCCAAGATCAGATTACCAATGACGGGATCAACACACCAACCAATCATGTTGTTAAGATCCAAGATCAGAGAATCAATGACGCGATCAACGCTCCAAAAAATCATGTTGTTAAGATCAAAGATCCGCCATCCGATGATGGGACCAATGCACCTAATGGTTGCATTGTTAAGATCAAAGATCAGCCAAAGGATCAGCTGATGGATGATGGGATTAACCCACCAAATTCTATGGTTGAGAGAGTAGCCATCACAGCAACATGTGCTTGATCAACTTCTTcatgggccttaagaagttttcagtaGCCTCTTTCTATTTATTCTAAGATTTTAGCTAGTTCTTTTTTTGAGTCGTTTATGCTTCCATCTTAATTACCTTCCAATATATGGAGGTATTTTTCTAGTTAGTTCATTCTGGATTTTCCAGGTTGtctttatgatgtggcccacctttttcattGCTTTGATGTTATGTACAACTGATACATCAGtagaaaataaaatccaatggatGTCAAGTTCACATAACAAGTTGCGTTGTGATCATTTTTCTTTTCCTAATATGGATTTTGAGGTACAAACATTGACAGTCTAAGGGGGCCCATGATTCCCAGGacctcattgtggggcccaccgtgatgtatgtatcttatatccatgccgtccatatgtttcgCCAGGTCATTTTACCACATAATgccaaaaatgcagcagatccaaatctcaggtggactaaacCACAAGAAAcactggtgattgaccattaaaaactttttacgggccataaaagttttggatcaagctgatatttgtgtggtcccttcatctatggttgtgtgaccttatcaacaggatggatggcaaataaacattccggtggcaaccaagaagtttttaatggtgggtgttcaatcaccatggcttcctgtggtgtggtccacctgaggtttggatctgatgcatttttgggctcatgctataaattGATCTGGCGAAATGTAAAATAGTTCGGTTAGGTAGCTTACACAGGTGTGAGTGTTGCTTCTTTGGTCACCACTTACTCGTGCAGCCAGGCACACGTATGAAAGATCTAATCTActttcatcccttgagattgtgcTACCGCCAATTAGGGCAGTGTAATCACCTCAAGAAAAGCAAGTACAAGGGTAGTAGAGATTTACCATGTCCAAATCCAACtcacatgtaggccccaccagccATGAGTCAAGAAGACTAAAAGGGTGCCAATAGGCGAGGTCCAGCCCGGGTATGGTCAGTGTCAATGGGCCGGACTTAGGCCTGAAAAATAAAACTCAAATAGGCCATCTGACGGCccagcccaaaacagttcaaaatctgggccgagACCTACCTCAAGCCTAGCCCGTTACAGCCCTAGATATAGGGGTACCCATGCCCATATCCATCAACAGATACTACACCCATACCTGCATTGCACAGTGGGCCTGAAATGCATACCAATAGTTATACCCTCTAAAGTGGTACccatttatgattttatttttattttttgaaaacataTATCtttaacttaaaaaataaaattttattacgaACCTTGATTTGGAACGTAAATTCTACACATAGACTTTTGATTTGATACATAAAACTCCACGCGGATTAAATGAGGAGGCATGCACTTTGTACCATAGGTGGTTTTACACCTTAGGCGGGCCACGTGTCCATGTCCAAATGGATAATTGGTAAGTTTAATCTAGATGGTCCACTTTTTTAATACATGAAATCTATATTAttcattatttatatatttgtttatATATAATAGGGTTTGGGTGGGGCTTGGGTATTGGTAGGTAGGGGTGTGTTCACACTCGACCTATTTATTACTTGGGCTCAAAAAATTATCCTACTCACACTTAGACCGGTTTAGCTACACCCTTACTCGGCCAATGTCAAGCAGAGTTCCGGTACCCATTTGGTTGAACTTGACACATCGATACCTTTAGAGAAGACAAGGTGGAGCCCGATGTATTAAAGAGCACCGGCCAGGGTGTATGGTTGCATATTTATGAAGTATTGGGAAAGATATTGTTAGATAGAATGAGACGTGCATCCATAAGTGTGAGTACGATTCACTGTCGTCTATCATGTCATAATAAAATGAGTTATTGTGCACAAGGCCCGCAAAAGACGCGGTGCTTTGTCATGTTTGCATGGGATGCGAGTTGCTTGTAACCCATGATATGGCTCATGATATGGCTCAATGAAAAAGCACCGACAATGAAAAGGAAACATTGTCATTTCATGTGGGCAATATTTGCTTTTACCAAGGGCTTTACATTTACATGCATACGACGCTTTTCATTCAACCACACCCAAGGGTTATTATAAGAGGACCATGGCCGTAATCAAGGCTTATAAGCAATTCAACGCCATCCATGTAACATAGATGCAGGCCCTGTGCAATAAAGATGTGCTATCAATAAGAAAGCAGTGtacctcttcttttttctttttttttcaacatgcacacaccaccacacactcacgcctaaatgggatttcaccaactatgggtgctcgaacccttcaccaagtgttgaaactcctaagagtctaccactggagcaagagcaagcATTATATGTACTTGACGGATGACATGCACAGTCAGAGTCACTATGCCAAAATGGTGAATTTGCGACAGATGTTGCGACAGATTTTATCCGTCGCAAAAACTGCTTGTTTTAAAGATGGAattaatccgtcgctaaaatgTCCATCGCCAATACCATTTTTCTAGAAAATTCGTAGTTCAGAAGTCACAAAATTTCACGACGAACcgaaatccgtcgctaaaatctgaatTACGACAGATTTACGACAGATTTTGATCCGTCGTAAATTTGTGACAAATTTAATGCGTCACAGATTTTGATTTTGTGGCGGAATATGATCAGTTGCAACTTATCGCCCAAAATAGCAGTCAGCGACGGTTTTTAGTTACTTTTGCAatggatcatggtccgtcgtaagaGGACTTTTGCCTTAAAcatttgtttttttcatttttttttttttgaatatggtggaaaattctgtttttttttttatagtctaAGAAtcgttttttaataaaatttcagtggtttaattgtacatatttgtatctaagattattttttaacaattgattgaatgcaaagaattttttattttgtttttatatcaaatgagtggaaattattattatattttttatttaaaactaatatttaaatgatttgtaatatcacatgaaaaagaatattgagaagtttaaaaattttaacaatgtttgagaaattttgagattttgaaaaagaaaaatcgtgatttaataaaaaatctattttttgggaaaaaaaagaatattgaataaagttgataattttgtaaAAAAGAAtttaattttgagaaaaaaataatatcctgaaaaagaaaattaaaaagatttttaaaaatgtggaaaatttgacaacttagaaaaatgaaaatattttgaaaaagaaaatgagagtttttattttgaaaaataaaatcaaattgagaagttcgataaaaattgCTTTTAAAAGTTCgataaaaattgattttcaaaatgtCTGTGTTTtgttaaagtatcgattttttaaagttcgaaaaaaatgcttctaaaaaaatggagaagttcgatagaattgaaatttttaatataaaatgatattaaaaaatcgatactttaacaaaaaacagacattttgaaaaggaaaataaagaaattgaaaatttttgatattgaaaaataattgaaaatgtttaaaaattgaaattaaaagaaaaggttatttataaaaacactgagattttgaatatgtatatatcattttaaaaaagaaaattgaaaagttgaaaactaaATGgtgcttttgaaggaaaaaaaatcagcattttgaaatttttgagaaaaaaaattaaaatttgagaaaaattttgagatcttgaaaataaaaattcaaaatttgtattttaatttttttttgaaatatttgataataaaaatgatatttcgttaaaagttttcaaagaaaattaagagtaaaaaaatatacattttgaaaaaaatgtgatttttaaatggaaattgagatttatctatgaaaaaaaaacattttttactaaattattaggcacatccactaattgaacctttaaccgtttttggacaatctaatcagtccaaattgaagagtaaataacttcatatgtttaaatcaaatttcactcaaattgttgatgaatcttgtatgcccaatatctttctcatatgtagcctgatcggggcgagtaactagtccaattgaaggtattgatcagtaaaaaaGAGTGAATGGACcggacatgtaaaatgggccaaatattttggtcaaaattgtgacccaacttactaattttgtgagaacctaagaattgatgttagtaagttttgtgggccccatcatgatgtgtgtcaaacattaaCATCGtgaatttgatgtgtcccctttaggttatgagatatctcaaaaatcatctgtatacgaaactcaggtgagccataccatctaaaactatgtgaaggcatcctaaaaaatataaaagcacttggtggggcccacatgagttttagatgcggctgaaacttggtttgacccctcatccaagtgggacacacataatgagtgggctggatatgtgaatcacatttaggtgggctcaatatatgattatgaatgttttaagaaaacccctctccactacatttaggtgagttattCAGTACCcttagcatattgagtaaactctgtggagtccaccgttatttatttattttatccactctcttcatctatgttaatagataattttaggtttaaagaacaaaaaggaagcatatccaaagctcaagtggaccacaccacaggaaatagtgtgattgaacctctaccattgaaaaattcttgcaggccatagaagttttggatcaagctgtcatccatatctttttgatattatgaacaggttggatgacaaatcaacatgactgtgggcccaaggaaggtattaacagtggaaatcattattccacattgtttcgtgtggcatggtccatttgagttttggatttactgaaaatttgggatcaacccacactgttcatccatttttcgagatcattttagagaattctccaaaaaaaaagaatcatatccaaagattaaatggaccacaccacaaataccagcaggggtgatgattttcaccggtaaaaaatttgtagggcccaccataacttttattttccatccaatttgttcataaggtcacaaagtcctggatgaagaagaaaaacaaatttcatattgatccaaaacttctgtgaccccaaaagggtttcaatggtagacatttaatcccccaCATGCTTttgatcgtgtggtccacttgatagttagatctgtcttatttttgtctcaagccttatgacgaacttgccatatggatggacggtttggatataaaacatacctcatgataggacccacaaaacttgctgacgtcacccaGCCCCCTCTCTCAAACATTTTGAGTTTTGAGGACTAGTTCGGGCGCCGGCCCTAACCAGTCTCTGTTTCAACCACTCTCTCATAcgctctcctctctcctctctcccttcctaTAGATCTCTCCTTCCTCCCTCCcttcctgtcgatctctctccctcctctctctatctctcttcccaCTGTCTCTCTCTGTCTATCCCCACCCAAGATCCTGTTGCCGACcaccctacccacgcacgccctctttCTGTCTCTGAATATGTGGTTGAAGGCTTAAATCTCCAGGAACgttgaggtatctctctctctctctctctctctctctctctctctctctctctctctctcaatgccgatttagggTTTTTTGGATTTTAGGGTGGATTCGATTTTTTCTGGGACTTCGATTCCTGCCTAGGAGTACCTTGGCGTAAGCTCTATGggccacatcagcccaaaaaatgaggtagatctaaaacttgtgggCCATAGCACCCATAGGAAACGgcagggattgaatgctcaccatggAAATCAATCATCAATGGATTGGTTTGTCTGTATTTTTACTATTGAAAAACAAACCCATCAATGGATTGGTTTCTGTATTTTTactattgaaaataaaaaagaagcaaAGGCATCTATCTCCCTTTCACAGCTCTCTCTGGCTAATTCAGTTGTGACAATCCCGTGTCACAAGGCAGCCCTTGTACATAACAATACGTGTGCTACTATCACACGTGTCAAAGGTCCAACCCATCCGTCAGTTCCATCCCACCTTGTAGATGGTCTGACCCAAAGTTTAAGTTGGTCTGCTAATCAGGTGGcctaaaatgcatgaaaatagatGAATGCGTAGTATGATTAGGAGAGATTATTTTCAATAGTCAAATATCCTTCACTTTGGCATACCTAAGCTTGATTATTCAAACTGAAACATCTTGGGCTAGATCTTGTGATAGTGCATCGCCATTTTCAAATGtttggtgactcatcctcctcgcaTGTGGCACTCATGTATGACCttctagaccattcaaattgtggggcaCATTGGATGGGtcatctctaaaatcacactgatcagaacATTCTAGCCATCTAATTGATGACTATCAAAGCTGTGCTTGAAACTACGTTAGTGAGCAATCTCAATTCCAAGGACAAAATTAAATGGAAATTCTGCAGTAATTTTTTGGTTTTATTTTGTCCACATTTGGTTTAGCGACttaaatggtctggattacaacAGGCTATGGCCATCTACATGGGACTGGTAGCAAAGTTATCGCCATTTTTAAAATGGCCGCAAAATATATGGCCACAAATCTATGCCATGTGCATGGTCCATCTACAATGTGCCCAATATGATTTTAGAAACCTTCCTTGTTACATATACATATGGTTTC of the Magnolia sinica isolate HGM2019 chromosome 7, MsV1, whole genome shotgun sequence genome contains:
- the LOC131251422 gene encoding leucoanthocyanidin reductase-like isoform X1; the protein is MTTFDRTLVVGATGFIGRFVAEASVASGRATFVLVRPASSSSPSKARTIKALQEKGAIIVHGSIDDRDFIVKKMRELEIAVVISAVGGASILDQLTLIEAIKTVGNVKRFLPSEFGHDVDRADPVEPGLTMYNEKRKVRRAVEAAGIPYTYICCNSIAAWPYHDNTHPSEVLPPLDQFQIYGDGSVKAYFVAGTDIGKFTMKAIGDDRTLNKNIHFRPLSNLHNINELASIWEKKIGRTLPRVTVTEDDLLASAQENCIPRSIVAAFTHDIFIKGCQINYCLDNTNDIEASSLYPDIPFQTIDQCFDDYIVKIQDQITNDGINTPTNHVVKIQDQRINDAINAPKNHVVKIKDPPSDDGTNAPNGCIVKIKDQPKDQLMDDGINPPNSMVERVAITATCA